The following are encoded in a window of Mustela nigripes isolate SB6536 chromosome 1, MUSNIG.SB6536, whole genome shotgun sequence genomic DNA:
- the NXPE4 gene encoding LOW QUALITY PROTEIN: NXPE family member 4 (The sequence of the model RefSeq protein was modified relative to this genomic sequence to represent the inferred CDS: inserted 1 base in 1 codon; deleted 3 bases in 2 codons; substituted 2 bases at 2 genomic stop codons): MLLHRLQIWTVFKLPPSLHHWNFIMKSSSPELPLHPVVSSAETELRIKRIIEKLDQLIPPRPFTHMSTTTSATHGTTTILHPQHAYCRGDQLDILLGVRDHLHHRKEYGGHFRRARMSSPALKAGASGKVTDFNNGTXLVSFTLFWEGWVSLXLLIHPSEGMSALWRASNQGYDRVMFTGQFASGISHVDTDCALVLNSSTEICEYMGAQDQESFYGVRPQHMPCAALTHMHSKNMEVSYLSRQEGRLFKRANVGVEIMENCNNAINVSKCNRKTVPMKKKCKFGMASRIPGGHVWKETWNPVSCSLTPIKMKERLRRKFMYLMANFMIRQWMEYFKNSINTLKSVDLHESGRLQHQLAVDLDKNINIQWQKHGYSLIGPLTYSVKETEYIARVVDRTGGGKSTVIAISLGQHFRPFPIDVFIQRTLSIHKAVQCLLLXSPDTMVIIKAENIREIHGDVERFRDFHGYVQYLAIKDIFQDLNVGIIDAWDTTIARGTNNVHLPQSVVINQVSILLNSICQMTPLKSIHLIKNIYKVFAIMPVPVFGSELTISMR, translated from the exons ATGCTGCTACACCGCCTCCAG ATATGGACGGTATTTAAGCTG CCCCCTTCCCTTCATCACTGGAACTTTATCATGAAGTCCTCAAGTCCTGAATTACCACTGCATCCAGTAGTTTCATCAGCAGAGACTGAGCTAAGAATTAAGAGAATCATAGAGAAACTAGACCAGTTGATCCCACCCAGACCTTTCACCCACATGAGCACCACCACCAGTGCCACACACGGCACAACCACCATCCTCCACCCTCAACATGCCTACTGCAGGGGGGATCAGCTAGACATCCTGCTGGGGGTGAGGGACCACTTGCATCACAGGAAGGAATATGGCGGACACTTCCGGAGGGCCAGGATGTCCTCCCCAGccctgaaggcaggtgcttctgGAAAGGTGACAGACTTCAACAATGGCACTTAACTTGTCAGTTTCACCCTCTTCTGGGAGGGCTGGGTCTCTC CCCTACTCATCCACCCCAGTGAAGGGATGTCGGCTCTCTGGAGGGCAAGTAACCAAGGCTACGACAGGGTGATGTTCACCGGCCAATTTGCCAGTGGCATCTCCCATGTTGACACTGACTGTGCCCTGGTTTTAAACTCTAGCACTGAGATCTGTGAGTACATGGGTGCTCAAGACCAAGAATCCTTCTATGGCGTGAGACCTCAGCACATGCCCTGTGCTGCACTCACTCACATGCATTCCAAAAACATGGAGGTTTCTTATCTTAGCAGACAAGAAGGGAGACTCTTCAAAAG AGCAAatgtgggtgtagagattatggAAAAC TGCAACAATGCCATTAATGTCTCCAAATGCAACA GAAAAACAGttccaatgaaaaagaaatgcaagtttGGAATGGCATCTAGAATCCCTGGGGGACATGTTTGGAAAGAGACATGGAATCCAGTCTCCTGTAGTTTGACTCCAATCAAAATGAAAGAACGCCTAAGAAGAAAATTCATGTATCTAATGGCCAATTTCATGATCCGCCAGTGGATGGAATATTTCAAAAACAGTATCAACA CACTGAAGTCCGTGGATCTGCATGAATCTGGAAGACTTCAACACCAACTTGCTGTGGACTTGGACAAGAATATCAACATCCAGTGGCAAAAACATGGCTACTCTCTGATTGGACCATTGACCTATTcagtgaaagaaactgaatataTAGCTCGAGTCGTTGACAGAACTGGAGGAGGAAAGAGCACGGTCATTGCTATTTCTCTGGGCCAGCATTTCAGACCCTTCCCCATTGATGTTTTTATCCAAAGGACCCTCAGTATCCACAAGGCTGTTCAATGCCTTCTTCTATGAAGCCCAGACACTATGGTTATTATCAAGGCAGAAAACATCAGGGAGATTCATGGTGATGTGGAAAGATTCAGGGACTTTCATGGTTATGTCCAGTATCTTGCCATTAAGGATATCTTTCAAGATCTCAATGTGGGTATCATTGATGCCTGGGATACAACAATTGCACGTGGCACCAATAATGTCCACCTGCCACAATCTGTAGTGATAAATCAAGTTAGTATATTGTTAAACTCTATTTGCCAGATGACCCCTCTGAAATCCATTcacttaattaaaaacatttataaagtgTTTGCTATCATGCCAGTTCCTGTGTTTGGCTCTGAACTCACAATTAGCATGAGATAA